In a single window of the Desulfobacterales bacterium genome:
- a CDS encoding MerR family transcriptional regulator, giving the protein MIAVNRYQTVNIGEAARLTGASVNQIRYFAEQGLIPAPDRVVCGEGSYRQYSPADLDKDHTLQAAARMAQAERRKQP; this is encoded by the coding sequence ATGATAGCGGTAAACAGATATCAGACAGTCAACATCGGCGAGGCGGCGCGCCTGACGGGTGCATCGGTAAACCAGATCCGCTATTTCGCGGAGCAGGGCTTAATCCCTGCCCCGGATAGGGTGGTATGCGGAGAAGGATCGTACCGCCAGTACAGCCCGGCGGACCTGGACAAGGACCACACCCTTCAGGCAGCCGCCAGGATGGCCCAAGCAGAAAGGAGGAAACAGCCATGA
- a CDS encoding Rne/Rng family ribonuclease: MNENEDEKESRENEIAPDKEQQVEASVPVEEKAAPAPSAGGEAAEENKEAAKAKPRSRSRRRPRRKPRPKPREGDAAGTTETTGTDETPAETPAAAAVAKPEAKSGGRKKKAADPGKDPAAKEQNGPRVKLLINAEEPEECRIALVEDGRIESFHVNTVVREQTKNNIYKGRITAVELNLQAAFVDIGTGKNGFLPFNEIHPEYFDIDTEQAVTTNWRDLDIRKVLHKGQEVLVQVVKEVTGNKGASMTTYLSLPGRSLVLMPGSDSAGISRKLEGEEQRNQLREMMDSFKLPDGIGYIIRTASKDITKTALGKDLRYLLRLWEDVKKRGQTMQAPCLIYQDQDIIAKFLRDHFTPEIEEILVDSQEAYEQVNNFLALLPPKQRRTKVQLHKGARPLFNHYDLEEQIEQIYQPVVPLPSGGSIVINPTEALVAIDVNSGRTSKDKNFSETIFLVNMEAAAELARQLRLRDLGGLIVVDFIDMRNQRHIREVEKKVKASMKRDKAKVDISRISKFGLMQISRQKMGAPIQMGSYRFCEHCQGRGMIRSVETQALYYLRQIQTGINRKKVVRVECCLPMEVAQYLLNQKRNELVEMERKSRVEIRVIADPGMNPADQRIDFIKE, from the coding sequence ATGAATGAGAATGAAGATGAAAAAGAATCAAGAGAAAATGAAATAGCCCCGGACAAGGAACAACAGGTAGAGGCCTCGGTCCCGGTCGAAGAAAAGGCGGCCCCGGCGCCGTCCGCCGGTGGTGAGGCAGCGGAGGAAAACAAGGAAGCTGCCAAAGCCAAACCGAGAAGCCGGTCCCGGCGCCGGCCGCGGCGTAAACCCAGGCCCAAGCCCCGGGAGGGTGACGCGGCCGGGACAACCGAAACCACCGGCACCGACGAGACCCCGGCCGAGACCCCGGCCGCGGCGGCAGTGGCAAAACCAGAGGCCAAGTCCGGGGGCCGGAAGAAAAAGGCGGCCGACCCTGGGAAGGATCCGGCTGCCAAGGAGCAGAACGGGCCGCGGGTCAAGCTGTTGATCAATGCCGAGGAGCCGGAGGAGTGCCGGATCGCCCTGGTCGAGGACGGCAGGATCGAGTCCTTTCACGTCAACACCGTGGTCCGCGAGCAGACCAAGAACAATATCTACAAGGGCAGGATCACTGCCGTTGAACTCAACCTCCAGGCGGCGTTCGTGGATATCGGCACCGGTAAGAACGGTTTTCTGCCCTTTAACGAGATCCATCCCGAATATTTTGATATCGATACCGAGCAGGCGGTGACCACCAACTGGCGGGACCTGGATATCCGCAAGGTCCTGCACAAGGGCCAGGAGGTGCTGGTCCAGGTGGTCAAGGAGGTTACCGGCAATAAGGGCGCCAGCATGACCACCTACCTCTCCCTGCCCGGCCGCTCCCTGGTACTGATGCCCGGCAGCGACTCGGCCGGCATTTCCCGCAAGCTCGAGGGCGAGGAACAGCGCAACCAGCTCCGGGAGATGATGGACAGCTTCAAGCTGCCCGATGGCATCGGCTACATCATCCGCACCGCGAGCAAGGACATTACCAAGACCGCCCTGGGCAAGGACCTGCGCTATCTGCTCCGGCTGTGGGAGGACGTCAAGAAGCGCGGCCAGACCATGCAGGCGCCCTGCCTGATCTACCAGGATCAGGACATCATCGCCAAGTTCCTGCGCGATCATTTCACCCCGGAGATCGAGGAGATCCTGGTGGACAGCCAGGAGGCCTACGAGCAGGTCAACAATTTTCTGGCCCTGCTGCCGCCCAAACAGCGCCGGACCAAGGTCCAGCTGCACAAGGGCGCCCGGCCCCTGTTCAACCATTACGACCTGGAAGAGCAGATCGAGCAGATCTACCAGCCGGTGGTGCCGCTGCCCTCGGGCGGGTCGATCGTGATCAACCCCACCGAGGCCCTGGTGGCGATCGACGTCAACTCCGGCCGTACCTCCAAGGACAAGAATTTCAGCGAGACCATCTTCCTGGTCAACATGGAGGCGGCCGCCGAACTGGCCCGCCAGCTCAGGCTCCGGGACCTGGGCGGCCTGATCGTGGTGGATTTCATTGATATGCGCAACCAGCGCCATATCCGGGAGGTGGAGAAAAAGGTCAAGGCCAGCATGAAGCGGGACAAGGCCAAGGTGGACATCAGCCGGATCTCCAAGTTCGGGCTGATGCAGATCTCCCGTCAGAAGATGGGCGCGCCGATCCAGATGGGCAGCTACCGGTTCTGCGAGCATTGCCAGGGCCGGGGCATGATCCGCTCGGTGGAGACCCAGGCCCTCTACTACCTGCGTCAGATCCAGACCGGGATCAACCGGAAAAAGGTGGTGCGGGTGGAGTGTTGCCTCCCCATGGAGGTGGCCCAGTACCTGCTCAACCAGAAGCGCAACGAGTTGGTGGAGATGGAGCGGAAATCCCGGGTGGAGATCCGGGTGATTGCGGACCCGGGGATGAATCCGGCCGATCAGCGGATCGATTTTATCAAGGAATAG